Proteins encoded by one window of Streptacidiphilus sp. PB12-B1b:
- a CDS encoding ATP-binding protein produces MDTWRTVGAAPPAVARFAGGGMLLDDPVRFGTLSLPTAGQSTARAAREFVRTALTNWGLGRLCDDVQLCVSELVGNAVHHSIPDSRTRPLSSDCTVVLTLRAWPGWLFVDVADEDSSPPTLPIGDTFGPDFAQDLPEALLPDHGRGLHIVHSLTDYLWWVPRDEGGKSVFCRFDLSTAVTA; encoded by the coding sequence ATGGATACGTGGAGAACCGTAGGTGCGGCGCCTCCGGCGGTCGCGCGCTTCGCGGGCGGCGGGATGCTTCTGGACGATCCCGTTCGGTTCGGGACGCTCAGCCTTCCGACCGCTGGCCAATCGACGGCGCGGGCAGCGCGGGAATTCGTCCGGACCGCGCTGACCAACTGGGGGCTGGGCCGACTCTGCGACGACGTGCAGTTGTGCGTCTCAGAACTGGTGGGCAATGCCGTCCATCACAGCATCCCTGACAGCCGCACCAGGCCGCTCTCGTCTGACTGCACGGTCGTACTCACCCTGCGGGCTTGGCCCGGATGGCTGTTCGTCGATGTCGCGGACGAGGATTCCTCTCCCCCGACACTGCCTATCGGGGACACCTTTGGGCCCGACTTCGCCCAGGACCTGCCTGAGGCCCTGCTCCCGGATCACGGGCGTGGACTCCACATCGTCCATAGCCTCACGGACTACCTGTGGTGGGTTCCGCGCGACGAGGGCGGCAAGAGCGTCTTCTGCCGGTTCGACCTGTCCACGGCCGTGACCGCATGA
- a CDS encoding type II toxin-antitoxin system death-on-curing family toxin, with translation MDYVTIDDLLEVARRVVGGEEQVRDAGLVASAAARPRTTIFGQDAYPAIWEKAAALMESLGRNHALIDGNKRLAWNAVWLFLGLNSHLLREPLDEDIAEQFVVDVVTGKLEVPQIAAGLLSFAE, from the coding sequence ATCGACTACGTGACGATTGACGACCTGCTCGAGGTGGCGCGGCGGGTCGTCGGCGGGGAGGAACAGGTCCGGGACGCCGGATTGGTCGCCTCGGCCGCAGCACGCCCGAGGACGACCATCTTCGGGCAGGACGCCTACCCCGCGATCTGGGAGAAGGCCGCAGCGCTCATGGAGTCCCTCGGTCGCAATCACGCCCTGATCGACGGCAACAAACGACTCGCATGGAACGCCGTCTGGCTGTTCCTCGGCCTCAACAGCCACCTGCTCCGCGAGCCACTGGACGAGGACATCGCGGAGCAGTTCGTCGTTGACGTCGTCACCGGCAAGCTGGAGGTTCCGCAGATCGCCGCCGGCCTCCTGTCGTTCGCCGAATAA
- a CDS encoding XRE family transcriptional regulator, whose protein sequence is MTDYHPPTALPQHVLDRTDMRAAITAHDFGKVFFLARKWGQISYSKIAAECDIKPERVGALAKGIGAITTFEKIAQIADALRIPGHLLQLAPRAWEVHSGYPATPVRITAAHQAGDQNVLRRDFVKTTAIGAGLVLGLPGLTHIDSGCRIGPELPDRLRERAARLRRLDDVLGGGDTYRVYLGEYQATKAMIRDGSYTEATGKALLSVLAEQAQQAGWAAFDAGHQADARGLYEESHKAAGQAEDAPLAGNALAFLAYQTIGADPRSAVVTATESCHTAGPDAPAGVRTLPYERLAWAHAVNGNAAETERALGVAEAALAELDGTPQPDWVSWVDHNELQIMTGRCWTELRRPLRAVPALEHVLAGFDDTHARDKALYSCWLADSYLSAGEIEQAAAVTSRVLDLSAGVASVRPRERIAPVLRQLSPHCGLPHVAEVLEKARA, encoded by the coding sequence ATGACTGACTACCATCCGCCGACAGCGTTACCTCAGCATGTCTTGGACCGGACCGATATGCGTGCCGCGATCACCGCGCACGATTTCGGGAAGGTCTTCTTCCTTGCCCGCAAATGGGGTCAGATCAGTTACTCGAAGATCGCAGCCGAGTGCGACATCAAGCCTGAGCGAGTCGGCGCCCTGGCCAAGGGCATTGGTGCAATTACGACCTTTGAGAAGATTGCACAGATCGCCGACGCGCTACGCATCCCTGGGCATCTGCTTCAGCTTGCCCCCCGCGCCTGGGAGGTCCACAGCGGGTACCCCGCAACACCAGTACGGATCACCGCCGCTCACCAAGCAGGAGATCAGAACGTGTTGCGCAGGGACTTCGTCAAGACGACCGCGATAGGGGCCGGTCTCGTTCTCGGCCTCCCGGGTCTCACCCACATCGACTCCGGCTGCAGGATCGGACCAGAGTTGCCCGATCGACTGCGGGAGCGCGCTGCACGCCTGCGGCGTCTGGACGACGTCCTTGGCGGGGGTGACACCTACCGCGTGTACCTGGGGGAGTATCAAGCTACCAAAGCCATGATCCGCGACGGCAGTTACACCGAGGCGACTGGCAAGGCCCTGTTGTCCGTCCTTGCCGAGCAGGCCCAGCAGGCGGGTTGGGCTGCATTCGACGCGGGCCACCAAGCCGATGCTCGCGGGCTCTACGAGGAAAGCCATAAGGCTGCTGGCCAAGCGGAAGACGCCCCGCTCGCCGGCAACGCGCTCGCCTTCCTTGCCTACCAGACCATCGGGGCTGACCCGCGCAGTGCAGTCGTGACAGCGACCGAGTCATGCCATACAGCGGGTCCGGATGCGCCCGCAGGGGTACGCACCCTGCCGTACGAACGCCTTGCATGGGCTCACGCTGTCAACGGCAACGCTGCGGAGACCGAGCGGGCCCTCGGTGTCGCCGAGGCTGCTCTCGCCGAGCTGGACGGCACGCCACAGCCTGACTGGGTGTCCTGGGTGGACCACAACGAACTTCAGATCATGACCGGCCGCTGTTGGACTGAACTGCGCCGCCCCTTGCGTGCAGTGCCCGCGTTGGAGCATGTCCTTGCCGGATTCGACGACACGCATGCGCGGGACAAAGCCCTGTACTCATGCTGGCTTGCTGATTCCTACCTCTCTGCAGGAGAGATCGAGCAGGCTGCCGCAGTCACCAGCCGCGTGCTCGACCTCTCCGCCGGAGTGGCATCTGTTCGCCCACGCGAGCGCATTGCCCCGGTCCTGCGACAACTGTCGCCGCACTGCGGGCTGCCGCACGTGGCCGAGGTGCTGGAGAAGGCACGGGCCTAA
- the cutA gene encoding divalent-cation tolerance protein CutA has translation MTDFVQVSTAVESREGAEALARSAVEGRLAAGAQIVGPVISAFWHLGEFGTGEEWRLTLTTRADRYAALEAHLREHHPWDNPEIIAVPIVAGSAACLEWISNSTEPESAV, from the coding sequence ATGACTGACTTCGTGCAGGTGTCGACAGCGGTGGAGAGCCGTGAGGGAGCCGAGGCGCTGGCCCGGTCTGCGGTCGAAGGGCGGCTTGCGGCAGGAGCCCAGATCGTAGGCCCCGTGATCTCAGCCTTCTGGCATCTGGGCGAGTTCGGCACCGGCGAGGAGTGGCGGCTGACCCTCACCACACGCGCGGACCGCTACGCCGCGCTCGAGGCCCACCTGCGGGAGCATCACCCGTGGGACAACCCGGAGATCATCGCCGTACCGATCGTCGCTGGTTCGGCCGCATGCCTGGAGTGGATCAGCAACTCGACCGAACCGGAATCGGCGGTCTGA
- the msrA gene encoding peptide-methionine (S)-S-oxide reductase MsrA: protein MIFGNHTFKNRLPSADEALAGRAAPAFSVPLAHTVLGHPLEGPYPADLEVADFGLGCFWGAERKFWQVPGVWTTLVGYQGGITPNPTYDEVCSGATGHTEAVRVVYDPALVSYQDLLKVFWEAHDPTQGFRQGNDRGSQYRSAIYTHSPEQAKAATATRDDFQAVLKRVGYSDITTEILPAGPFYPAEPYHQQYLDKNPDGYCGLGGTGQSCPIGVATTDG, encoded by the coding sequence ATGATCTTCGGCAACCACACCTTCAAGAACCGCCTCCCCTCCGCCGACGAGGCCCTCGCCGGCCGCGCCGCCCCCGCCTTCTCCGTCCCGCTGGCCCACACCGTCCTCGGCCACCCGCTGGAGGGCCCGTACCCGGCCGATCTGGAGGTCGCCGACTTCGGCCTCGGCTGCTTCTGGGGCGCGGAGCGGAAGTTCTGGCAGGTCCCCGGCGTGTGGACGACCCTCGTCGGCTACCAGGGCGGCATCACCCCCAACCCGACGTATGACGAGGTGTGCAGCGGCGCTACCGGCCACACCGAAGCCGTCCGCGTGGTCTACGACCCGGCCCTGGTCTCCTACCAGGACCTGCTCAAGGTCTTCTGGGAGGCCCACGACCCGACCCAGGGCTTCCGCCAGGGCAACGACCGCGGCAGCCAGTACCGCTCCGCGATCTACACCCACTCCCCCGAGCAGGCCAAGGCCGCCACCGCCACCCGCGACGACTTCCAGGCCGTCCTGAAGCGCGTCGGCTACAGCGACATCACCACCGAAATCCTCCCGGCCGGCCCCTTCTACCCCGCCGAGCCCTACCACCAGCAGTACCTCGACAAGAACCCCGACGGCTACTGCGGCCTCGGCGGCACCGGCCAGTCCTGCCCCATCGGCGTCGCCACGACCGACGGCTGA